The DNA region GCTACTTGGATTATGTTATGAGTGAGTTAGACAACTCAGTATGACAGCTGTTAGTGTAACTGCCATCTGTTAAGGCAGTTACACTTGGTTCCGTGTAGAAATAGCCACTCTTTTACTCCATTTAAATGTAATGACAGGAGAATTAACATCTCTGAAATCTCACTTGCTTTTCAaaattttctctcattttttctTGCCTCTTTCTCATTAAACTAGGTAGGAATCCCTGTGCTATGTTTATGGCCTTATCTAGTAGGTGCCATTTTcttaagcaaaaaaaaagtaacaaagAAGGAAAATGATCAGGATTTCAGAATGACAGTATTTGCTGATATTTCGGTATAAAGACACTTGCTGAATTGATACAtggtgatttaattagatgttCTCTTCATCTATCATTCTTAGGTACAAGCTGTCTTATTATCGGTTTGGGGAGCTGACAACAGAATATGGCAAACCACCCGGGTAAGTTCCATGGCCCTTGTTGTTGTTATACATAATTTAACAAATTCACACCATATAATCTAGGTGTCCTTACTAATAGGAACCCTATATTATTTGTCATTATGTTTCAGTTAGCATGATTAGACTGAAATTAGCAATTGCTGATATATCCTCACAAATATGCAACTAGTCTGTTTAGAATTTACCTATGCACCCATTTCCTTAATTTAAGGGTAGGAAATGCAATTGTACATTCATGTTATTGACAGAGGGAATATTAAGAACCAATGCACCTATTTCCCTGATTTAAGTGTGGAAAGTGCAATTATACATTCATGTTATTGACAAAGGGAATATGAAGAATCTATGCCACATGATTAGCTATATGGAAATTGGAAATCATGCTTGTTAAAAATACTGAAATGTTATCAATTTTTTGGAGTTAAATAAGTTTCTAATTCTTAGAAAAAAAGCCCGAGTATGTTGTGCATAAGCTTGGGTAGAGTGTCCCTTGTAATGTTATCGCATTTCCAAAGACATTAATGGACTTGAATGAGGTTTTCTAATTGGCCTGGTAGTAATTTGTGAATATTATATACATGGGTGTAAACAATGTTCTGTATTCTAACATAGAGAACTCAGTATTTATTTGTGATAAAACTACCTTTGTTGAACTGTTTTtttacttgaattttttttttacaaaatgggAAATAATAACCGTACATGGACAAGTGTTTGCACAGATATTTTTTGTTCTGTTCTGATTAAAGTGATGTACATTTTTTTGTTTATAATTACATTATTACATTACAGCTATGATCGTGCAAGAGGTGTTGAAATTGGAAATAAGGACATAAAGCTGGAGTACTTGGAAGAGGCGTTCACTACCCAAAATTGGATAGTTCGTATTTATAAAGTGAAACCACCTAAAAATCGGTGGTAAGGCCAAACTTCAATCCCCCCAACTTCCTCACAGCCTCACAAAAATCGAAAAAAGGACTTTGTTTTCTCTGCGGGAAATGATAGCATTCTAGTGAACTTGAGAGCTGAAATTCTGTTAGTTATATCATATAGATTGGGACTAATTTTTGAAGTATTTATATGTAGAATACTAGAATTCAGTTGAGGTAATTTtatggatttttattttaattttgttacaGTTTTTCATTTGCACAATTTAACCTGTTGGCTTGTTACCTCTTTTCTGACGTGAATCATACAGAAAGGGCTCTCTTTTTTTACACAAAAAAGGATAAATATTGGGTTGTTTGATATGCCACGCTTTGTGGGAAACTAGGAAATACTCATTTGCTTAATCTCGTTTAACTAGTAATTTTTGACACGTAAAATGAAATATTCTTTTTACCGTTAGAAGTTAATATCTTGTCACCCACCTAAAGATTTTCTTGTAAATCTCAACCTACTAATAAAGTTAGTGACGTGCGGTTTGTGACACCCAAGTCTTGTAAATCTCAATCTACTAATACGATGGCCTATAATTACATGACAAAAATCTTCCCAGTATTGTTGAAAGAAAATATTATCTTATTACAACATTTGCACACCGAAGATTTCGCTCCATGAAATTGATTTCTAATAATTGAGTCACAATTCTTCAAAAAGTAGCCATCTTTTTCAAGCGTGTCGGCAATTTGTTTTGATTTCAGTCATGTGCATTGTCATTATCATGTGCAATAGAAAGAGGGAACACGCATGTTACTTTGAGTTAATCccacattaaattaaaatgaattacAAACCATTTTTCAGCATTGCTTTCCCCCACAAAACAAGGATACATAACAACCTTTCTCCATAAAAAACAATCCTACATTTACTTGTCTTGAGAAAGCACAATTATGTCAAATGTGCATCAAAGTATGGACATAATTGAAGGTTTTGCTCAACATAGGCATGACTAATTCACTAATAACATGGTCTTCAGTCCTCACAAATTAAATGGTATAGCAACAGCAGTATAAGGGGCTCTcaaggaaaaaataaatcataGATACTTACACAatgtattaaatattaatgaCATGATACATTTAACCGCTGAACAGAATGACTTTCACTTGACTCAGTCATTTAACAAATGATACTATCATTTAACAACCAGTTGCAGACCTTTTTCATACACCTATTCCTCAGTTGCTTGCTGCTGCAGCTTTTCCTTTTGAGAGGCAATCAACCCTTCTGTTATTCTATGCCCGGAATAAATATCCTAATCCTgtaatttctttcttttcttcacaGTTCACTCCCTTTTCTTAGGCTTACTAAACCAAAAGATTTGTATCTTGTTGCAATTTATGTTTGTGTAATGTCAAAAAATAATTTGCGCCAAAAGAAATCATTTCGCAGTTTTGCACTAATCAAGTGCAGCTTTACTTCTGCGGCCACTTATCGGGATCGGTAAGCCATCGAAGATAGGTTTGGAAATGGCTGCTTGCAAGTCTGGTTTCAAACTCCATCTTGCAGGTGGCCAGCCTGTTGCTGAATTGTTCTTTTCCTGCTCTCTGAGGCTTGACGCGCTTGATGATTTGCGAACTCCAGAAAGTCTATCAGTAAATATAGAGTCTCCCAACCCCATTGGAATGGAGTCTAACCATCCTGATTCTGACTCGGGGAGCAGCGTCGCTCGACTAGCTGATTTTGGCCTCATGGATATTGCTTTTCCAGTTGAAGAACCATTAGATCCACCACTGTTGCCTCTTTCTGGTGTAGTATTTCCATTATCAACTTCAGCTTTCTGACGTCTGCGGACAGATTTCTCATCAGACTTCTCACCTCCGCCATCCCCCATTTCAGCAAAAGGCACATACTCAGGCATGTCATCATATCCAGTCAGTAAATCAAACACTAAATTTGTTGACTTGGGGTTATGGTTTGTTGGCAGGTCTGAAATTGGTGAGGCTTTAGGAAGCCATTCCTCACTGGAATGATCTGAACTAGAAGATCTGTACATTGCCATTTCGGTTTCTTCAGATATTTCTCTTGAACTTGAAGACTGGAGTCCATAGTATTTCTGTAAAATGGACATAGCTGGGGAAAGCTTTGGTTGAGGTGCTTTCAGTCTGAAGTTCTGGAGAGGTTCCTTCATGGCAGATTGACCCAGGCGAGGGAATCTCCTATGATTTCCATTCTCTCTGCAATAAGATTCAGTTAAAAATGAGTTTCCATAAACCAGCACAGAATCTTAAAATAAAGTAACTCGTTAGTGAAGAAACTTCTATGTATTATTAAGCATGAGGAGTAACCAGAAGGCAAATTAAAAAGGAATATTTGAATAAGCATGTCAAATCTACACTCAGTCAGCA from Lotus japonicus ecotype B-129 chromosome 2, LjGifu_v1.2 includes:
- the LOC130738618 gene encoding uncharacterized protein LOC130738618; the protein is MSPSNALHNGGGGGGNGMSYIKHQVSKLDTLAGVAIKYGVEVADIKRMNGLASDLQMFALKTLKIPLPGRHPPSSPPSQPDEDPAKLRENGNHRRFPRLGQSAMKEPLQNFRLKAPQPKLSPAMSILQKYYGLQSSSSREISEETEMAMYRSSSSDHSSEEWLPKASPISDLPTNHNPKSTNLVFDLLTGYDDMPEYVPFAEMGDGGGEKSDEKSVRRRQKAEVDNGNTTPERGNSGGSNGSSTGKAISMRPKSASRATLLPESESGWLDSIPMGLGDSIFTDRLSGVRKSSSASSLREQEKNNSATGWPPARWSLKPDLQAAISKPIFDGLPIPISGRRSKAALD